Proteins encoded by one window of uncultured Draconibacterium sp.:
- a CDS encoding DUF6261 family protein: MNFIKSIPLTRLRNNDYFQFMADVKSLIAQATPAALNVEEESVDFDNSFTELDEAINVDRGSVLTEKVQDADHRRDTTWTALNERVKATLFSPIPEEVEAAKHLERVFNLYGNIRYLSLKEQTAAATNLNNDLKDRDMAVHCQTIGIMPWVLAHETENNTVNDLQNQRDSEKANNNAAKVKEVRLAFEGVYKALVNRINALVTLRMATPEIENFILEVNQKITNLEIQLAARQGQSASEEEESTEATVEE, translated from the coding sequence ATGAATTTTATAAAATCAATCCCTTTAACGCGCTTGCGCAACAACGATTACTTTCAGTTTATGGCTGATGTAAAAAGTTTGATTGCGCAGGCCACCCCTGCAGCACTTAATGTAGAGGAAGAATCGGTAGACTTCGACAATAGTTTTACCGAACTGGACGAAGCAATAAATGTTGACCGGGGAAGTGTACTGACCGAAAAAGTTCAGGATGCCGACCACAGGCGCGATACTACCTGGACTGCACTAAACGAGCGGGTAAAAGCAACGCTTTTTAGCCCAATACCAGAAGAAGTTGAGGCTGCCAAACACCTCGAACGGGTTTTTAATCTGTATGGAAACATCAGATACCTGTCGTTGAAGGAACAAACTGCAGCAGCAACCAACTTGAATAACGACCTGAAAGACCGGGATATGGCAGTGCATTGCCAAACCATTGGTATTATGCCGTGGGTTTTGGCGCACGAAACCGAAAACAATACCGTTAATGATCTGCAAAACCAACGCGACAGCGAAAAAGCAAACAACAACGCCGCAAAAGTTAAAGAGGTGCGTTTGGCTTTCGAAGGGGTATACAAGGCATTGGTAAACCGTATTAATGCCCTGGTTACTTTGCGTATGGCAACTCCCGAAATCGAAAATTTTATATTAGAGGTAAATCAGAAGATTACAAATCTTGAGATTCAGCTTGCCGCCCGTCAGGGGCAATCTGCCAGCGAAGAAGAAGAATCGACTGAAGCTACCGTAGAAGAATAA
- a CDS encoding MFS transporter, translated as MAEKSVFQNKNLYFIFGVTLIAMMGVASITPAFPDIIHYFNISPQQVGYLIVAFTLPGIFLTPFTGILADRYGRKVVLVPSLFIFGLAGFACMFAPGFYWLLVLRFLQGVGASSLSSMNITLVGDLFEGKKRTAVMGYNASVLSIATASYPALGGVIAIFGWQYIFALPILAIPLGIWVMRGLNNPEPKNKAHLRSYFSRVWKTINQRTVWGLFAVNFILFLLLYGSYLTYFPLMMENRLGADSSRIGLMMSLMSVTTAIMSSQLARFNRLLGQKRQLIIGSVFYMLASLLMLGANSYLMLGVAVIVFGFGHGITIPSIQNMLVGYAAINERAAFMSLNSMVLRGGQTFGPLLVGVFYALGGLKASFLSGAVMALLMMIIIFATVHIHKKPGE; from the coding sequence ATGGCTGAAAAATCCGTTTTTCAAAATAAAAACCTCTATTTCATTTTTGGGGTGACGCTTATTGCCATGATGGGAGTGGCAAGCATTACACCAGCTTTCCCCGATATTATCCATTATTTTAATATCAGTCCGCAACAGGTGGGCTATCTCATTGTTGCCTTTACCCTGCCCGGTATTTTTCTTACGCCTTTTACCGGAATTCTGGCCGACCGTTATGGCCGGAAAGTGGTGTTGGTACCCTCCCTGTTTATTTTCGGACTGGCAGGTTTTGCCTGTATGTTCGCACCCGGATTCTACTGGCTGCTGGTGCTCCGGTTTTTGCAGGGAGTTGGTGCCAGTTCCTTATCAAGTATGAATATTACGCTGGTTGGCGATCTTTTCGAAGGCAAGAAACGTACCGCCGTAATGGGCTACAATGCCAGTGTGCTGAGTATTGCCACAGCATCGTACCCTGCCCTTGGCGGTGTGATCGCCATTTTTGGCTGGCAGTATATTTTTGCTTTGCCTATCCTGGCAATTCCGCTGGGTATTTGGGTAATGAGGGGACTGAACAATCCCGAGCCAAAGAACAAGGCGCACCTGCGATCGTATTTTAGCCGCGTGTGGAAGACGATAAATCAACGCACCGTTTGGGGACTTTTCGCCGTTAACTTTATTCTTTTCCTACTGCTTTACGGTTCGTACCTTACCTATTTCCCGCTGATGATGGAAAACCGCCTCGGCGCCGATTCGTCGCGTATCGGGCTAATGATGTCGCTTATGTCGGTAACCACAGCAATTATGAGTTCGCAGCTCGCAAGGTTTAACCGCTTGTTGGGGCAAAAACGACAGCTTATAATTGGCAGCGTGTTTTATATGCTGGCGTCGCTGCTTATGCTTGGTGCCAACAGCTATTTAATGTTGGGCGTGGCTGTAATTGTGTTTGGTTTTGGCCACGGAATCACCATTCCGTCCATTCAAAATATGCTGGTGGGTTATGCGGCCATCAACGAGCGGGCAGCCTTTATGTCGCTAAATTCTATGGTGCTGCGTGGCGGACAAACCTTTGGCCCCCTGCTGGTGGGTGTGTTTTATGCATTGGGCGGACTCAAGGCCAGCTTCCTGTCGGGGGCAGTTATGGCCCTGCTCATGATGATCATTATTTTCGCCACCGTGCATATTCATAAAAAACCAGGCGAATAA